A window of Chitinophaga sp. MM2321 contains these coding sequences:
- the ricT gene encoding regulatory iron-sulfur-containing complex subunit RicT, protein MACAGCGTGGDGKPSGCKSNGGCSTGGCNRLNVFDWLSNIPLGDSLAPFDIIEVSFNNGSRKDFYRNVTKQLLDKGEMVTVEGVSGFDVGTVSLTGELVKLQMKKRRAEDTPEVKKVLRRSSNDDLQRMSDNKSREKEALIKSRALARNLGLEMKLAEVEIQADGRKATFFYTADDRVDFRELIKVYASEFRAKVEMRQIGARQEAGKVGGIGSCGRELCCSTWLSDFKSVNTTAARYQNLSINQAKLSGQCGRLKCCLNYELDTYLDALKEFPDDADCIETAGGVANLQKRDIFKSLMWYSYEGSNKQYPLTITRAKEIRLLNRQGIKPDDLKPVEVLTAKPKETDLGFADVVGQISLKSLEKTAQKRKQKDKDNRQKQQKTGEQKQPAGPRSEQEKAEPKAGQRPDNRQQQERKPKQEGRSQRQNQGGQSRQNQGGQPRQGQGGQPRQGREQQPRQEGPKSQQNPGQPGQQQAGQGGAPKQDRRPPRNKPRPNNPNNPNNNTNK, encoded by the coding sequence ATGGCTTGTGCCGGATGTGGTACGGGTGGGGATGGAAAGCCGTCAGGATGTAAGAGTAATGGAGGATGCAGCACTGGAGGTTGTAACAGACTCAATGTATTTGATTGGCTGTCCAATATTCCCCTTGGCGATAGCTTAGCACCATTTGACATTATAGAAGTAAGTTTTAACAATGGTAGCCGTAAAGACTTTTACCGCAATGTTACCAAGCAGCTCCTGGATAAAGGAGAAATGGTTACAGTAGAAGGAGTTAGTGGCTTCGACGTTGGAACAGTAAGCCTCACCGGCGAACTGGTAAAACTTCAAATGAAGAAAAGGCGCGCTGAAGATACCCCCGAAGTAAAAAAAGTTTTACGTCGTTCAAGTAACGACGACCTGCAAAGAATGAGCGATAACAAGTCCCGCGAGAAAGAAGCCCTGATTAAATCCAGAGCCCTTGCGCGCAACCTCGGACTGGAAATGAAGCTCGCAGAAGTGGAAATACAGGCCGATGGCCGTAAAGCCACTTTCTTCTACACAGCAGATGATCGCGTGGATTTCCGCGAACTAATTAAAGTTTATGCCTCCGAATTCAGGGCCAAAGTGGAGATGCGCCAGATAGGTGCACGCCAGGAAGCCGGGAAAGTAGGTGGCATCGGCAGTTGCGGCAGGGAGTTATGTTGCTCCACGTGGCTGTCTGATTTCAAAAGCGTGAACACTACCGCTGCCCGGTACCAGAACCTGTCTATCAATCAGGCCAAGTTATCCGGACAATGCGGTCGTTTGAAATGCTGCCTTAACTACGAGCTGGATACCTATCTCGATGCCCTGAAAGAATTTCCCGATGATGCAGACTGCATCGAAACCGCTGGTGGTGTTGCAAACCTGCAGAAAAGGGATATCTTCAAAAGCCTCATGTGGTATTCCTACGAAGGCAGTAACAAACAGTATCCGCTCACCATTACCAGGGCCAAGGAAATACGTCTGCTCAACAGGCAGGGTATTAAACCTGATGACCTCAAACCGGTGGAAGTACTCACTGCCAAACCAAAGGAAACAGATCTCGGTTTTGCCGATGTAGTAGGACAAATCAGTCTGAAATCATTGGAAAAAACTGCGCAGAAACGCAAACAGAAGGATAAAGACAACAGGCAGAAACAACAGAAAACCGGCGAACAGAAACAACCGGCAGGACCCAGGAGCGAACAAGAAAAGGCCGAACCTAAAGCAGGCCAGCGCCCGGATAACCGCCAGCAACAGGAACGTAAACCTAAACAGGAAGGACGTTCCCAAAGACAAAACCAGGGTGGACAATCCAGGCAAAATCAGGGTGGACAACCCAGACAAGGCCAGGGAGGGCAACCCCGGCAGGGCCGCGAACAGCAGCCACGCCAGGAAGGACCTAAATCCCAACAAAACCCGGGACAACCAGGTCAGCAACAAGCCGGACAAGGAGGCGCACCAAAACAGGATCGCCGCCCACCCAGGAATAAGCCAAGACCCAACAATCCCAATAATCCGAATAACAATACCAACAAATAA
- a CDS encoding nucleoid-associated protein, with protein sequence MIHVSEFKDLAQLTIHKVGNSSNEEPLLCSKAPLQLGDETISQLLITYFIQPFTNAAEYFRFCHDADLQLNEIFQYCRRIFSDKGEFQEQSVNIAKHLYKHSTHPKIKGGELYIAYFSKCQADGEDVEAIGIFKSENRDTYLKVFLDDDNYQVNYEDGININKLDKGCLVFNTEEEEGYKVSIVDSISKQTEAVYWKDAFLQVQRREDSYHQTETAVNMCKQFIHNKLPTEYEMNRVDQVDLLNKSAAYFKEKEQFQLDDFAKEVLGNPDAIASFKEYRNEYQQEFQQEIPDEFDISAPAVKKQQKVFKSILKLDRNFHVYIHGNREMIERGYDEATNMHYYKLLFENET encoded by the coding sequence ATGATTCATGTTTCGGAGTTTAAAGATCTGGCGCAACTCACTATTCATAAGGTGGGAAATTCATCGAACGAGGAGCCGCTCCTTTGTTCGAAAGCGCCGTTGCAGCTGGGGGACGAAACAATCAGCCAGTTGTTGATCACTTATTTTATACAGCCATTTACGAATGCGGCGGAATATTTCAGGTTTTGTCATGATGCAGACCTGCAGTTGAATGAAATTTTTCAATATTGTCGGCGTATATTTAGTGACAAGGGTGAATTCCAGGAGCAGTCAGTGAACATTGCAAAGCATCTTTATAAACATTCTACCCACCCTAAAATTAAAGGCGGAGAACTTTATATAGCCTATTTTAGCAAGTGTCAGGCAGATGGAGAAGATGTAGAAGCGATCGGCATCTTTAAATCTGAAAACCGGGATACCTATTTGAAAGTATTTCTGGATGATGATAATTACCAGGTAAATTATGAAGATGGGATTAATATTAATAAATTAGACAAAGGTTGTCTGGTTTTTAATACGGAAGAAGAGGAGGGCTATAAAGTGAGTATTGTTGACAGTATCAGCAAACAAACAGAGGCCGTGTATTGGAAAGATGCATTTTTACAGGTGCAACGCCGGGAAGATAGTTACCATCAGACAGAAACAGCGGTGAACATGTGCAAGCAGTTCATTCACAATAAGCTGCCAACCGAATATGAAATGAATCGTGTGGATCAGGTAGATCTGTTAAATAAATCAGCCGCGTACTTTAAAGAAAAAGAACAATTCCAGTTAGACGATTTTGCAAAAGAAGTATTGGGGAATCCTGACGCCATCGCCTCTTTTAAAGAGTATCGGAACGAATACCAGCAGGAGTTTCAACAGGAAATTCCCGATGAATTTGATATCTCTGCACCAGCAGTGAAGAAGCAGCAAAAGGTATTCAAAAGTATTCTGAAGCTGGACCGTAATTTTCATGTTTATATTCATGGCAACCGCGAAATGATTGAACGCGGGTACGATGAAGCGACCAATATGCACTATTATAAGCTGTTGTTTGAAAACGAAACATAA
- a CDS encoding SMP-30/gluconolactonase/LRE family protein: MKKHIYLLAMMTGYGVQALAQHPASAALYEARDLTKENMFSVNIEGPNFDKAGNFYVVNFKQDGTIGKINTRTGAGEIFVSLPDSSVANGVHFNSKGNMFLPDFKGHNVLMVDMKTKKISVYAHSDKFNQPNDLCINKKDQIYASDPNWAKSTGQLWRIDANRKPVLLETGMGTTNGIELSPDEKTLYVNESVQRNIWKYDVDNAGNISHKTLFATFPDFGFDGMKCDKAGNLYIARWGKGTIAVLSPKGKLIREIPLKGKECSNLTFGDKDGKTVYVTLQDRKCVETFRVGIAGTRIERN, encoded by the coding sequence ATGAAAAAACACATATACCTGTTGGCAATGATGACCGGATACGGTGTGCAAGCCCTGGCACAACACCCCGCTTCCGCCGCACTTTATGAAGCCAGGGATCTGACCAAAGAAAATATGTTCTCCGTCAATATAGAAGGACCCAACTTTGACAAGGCCGGCAATTTTTATGTAGTGAATTTTAAACAGGATGGTACGATAGGAAAGATAAATACCCGCACAGGCGCCGGTGAAATATTTGTTTCCCTCCCCGATAGCAGCGTTGCCAACGGTGTCCACTTCAACAGCAAAGGCAATATGTTCCTGCCCGATTTCAAAGGACATAATGTGCTGATGGTAGACATGAAAACTAAAAAGATCAGTGTATACGCGCATTCCGACAAGTTTAACCAACCCAATGATCTCTGCATCAATAAAAAAGATCAGATCTACGCCTCCGATCCCAACTGGGCCAAAAGCACCGGACAACTCTGGCGTATAGACGCCAATAGAAAACCGGTACTACTGGAAACTGGCATGGGCACAACCAATGGCATAGAACTAAGCCCCGATGAAAAAACACTGTACGTAAATGAAAGCGTACAGCGCAACATCTGGAAATACGATGTAGACAACGCCGGTAACATCTCTCACAAAACCCTTTTTGCTACCTTCCCCGACTTCGGATTTGATGGCATGAAATGCGATAAAGCCGGTAATCTCTACATTGCCCGCTGGGGTAAAGGCACTATTGCAGTACTCTCTCCCAAAGGCAAACTGATCCGCGAGATACCCTTAAAAGGAAAGGAATGCAGCAACCTCACCTTCGGGGATAAAGACGGAAAAACAGTGTATGTAACCCTCCAGGACAGGAAATGTGTGGAAACGTTCAGGGTGGGAATAGCCGGGACCAGGATTGAAAGGAATTAA
- a CDS encoding glycoside hydrolase domain-containing protein, producing the protein MYQMNHYARIARKGLLLAGLTLSLPVAIMAQQVKYTAGSNSWDADSLGNHRAVVTFNGTAKVARVIIPWRRRDEHPELKRIIIQDAQTQKKIDNIKTLVLNRELGDICFEPVSGKGNYYIYYLPYKNEGRSNYPKGVYLAPEQTAGNNWLQTVSTAIKPNATLRELQAIDTFNTFYPMEVIATAAEKSRLLLQHPGAGYLVFPEDRQFSIKMTDDLPQRWIQKGPSQAFTGHVDKGEYYAFQLGIYALKNLKAVKISFTDLKTTDGKSIPAAQLNCINTTGTTYDAQPFTNRVDVAAHKVQAMWCGIDVPEAAVPGVYKGIATIRPEGMPAMPVRLTLTVTNKRAENSGFNEPWKQTRLKWLNSTLAQDNAVIAPYTPLEMKDSVISLLGRKVGINKDGFPAQIQTFFTPEMTSLSAQAKNLFTEPVHFHFISAIDGKDLKWQSNGWQITAKDPGKISWKATNTTTGLQMEVNASLEFDGFLDYTVKVTALQEIALKDIAMHLPLEKGAAKYMMGLHQKGGLRPEKVDWKWDVQNKNQDGAWIGDVNAGLQFTLRDEHYVRPLNTNFYLQKPLLLPVSWGNGHKGGITIGEKGKAILVNNYSGERTMHKGDTLYYNFHLIITPFHPINTDFQWSTRFYHKYNNLDTIKATGATVVNIHHGNEINPWINYPFIEWKKMKDYIDAAHSKGLKVKIYNTVRELSNHAWETFPLRSLGHEVYSPGKGGGFSWLQEHIANDYIAAWFVPEFKDAAIINSGMNRWHNYYVEGMNWLVQNVGIDGIYLDDVAFDRVTMKRIKRVLTQDGHPGIIDLHSANQYNKTDGFINSAMLYMEHFPYLNRLWFGEYFDYENNTPDFFLTEVSGIPFGLMGEMLQDGGNQWRGMVYGMTNRMPWTENADPRPIWKVWDDFGMQGTEMIGYWVDNNPVKTGNPLVPATIYKKEGAVLISLASWAKEDTTIKLSIDWKALGIDPAKAVITAPDIRNFQQGRTFDKDAAIPVAKNKGWLLVIDQDQD; encoded by the coding sequence ATGTATCAGATGAACCACTATGCCCGCATTGCGCGGAAAGGGCTGCTGCTGGCAGGGCTTACACTCAGCCTGCCAGTCGCCATTATGGCGCAGCAGGTGAAGTATACAGCCGGCAGCAATAGCTGGGATGCGGATTCCCTCGGTAACCACCGGGCTGTAGTAACTTTTAACGGCACCGCCAAAGTAGCCCGCGTAATCATCCCCTGGCGCCGGCGTGATGAACACCCGGAATTAAAACGCATCATTATCCAGGATGCACAAACACAAAAAAAGATCGACAATATAAAAACGTTGGTGCTTAACCGTGAGTTGGGGGATATTTGTTTTGAGCCTGTTTCGGGAAAAGGCAATTACTATATTTATTATCTGCCGTATAAAAATGAAGGGAGATCCAACTACCCCAAAGGCGTATACCTAGCGCCGGAACAAACAGCCGGTAACAACTGGCTGCAAACTGTTTCCACTGCCATAAAACCCAATGCCACCCTGCGGGAACTGCAAGCCATCGACACTTTTAATACGTTCTATCCCATGGAAGTGATAGCCACTGCGGCAGAGAAAAGCCGGCTATTGCTGCAACATCCGGGTGCAGGATACCTTGTGTTTCCGGAAGACAGACAATTTTCCATTAAAATGACCGATGACCTGCCACAACGCTGGATACAGAAGGGGCCATCACAGGCATTTACAGGGCATGTGGACAAAGGAGAATATTATGCTTTCCAGTTAGGGATCTATGCATTGAAAAACCTGAAAGCGGTGAAAATATCTTTCACAGATCTTAAAACAACAGACGGTAAATCCATACCGGCAGCACAATTGAACTGTATTAATACCACCGGTACCACTTACGATGCACAACCATTTACCAACAGGGTAGATGTGGCTGCACACAAAGTACAGGCCATGTGGTGTGGTATTGATGTGCCGGAAGCTGCTGTGCCGGGCGTTTACAAAGGTATTGCTACCATCCGTCCGGAAGGGATGCCTGCTATGCCGGTCAGACTTACACTAACGGTAACGAATAAACGGGCAGAAAACAGCGGCTTCAATGAGCCGTGGAAACAAACCCGTCTTAAATGGCTGAACTCTACGCTGGCACAGGATAATGCAGTGATAGCGCCCTATACGCCACTGGAAATGAAAGACAGCGTAATCAGTTTACTGGGTCGTAAAGTAGGAATTAATAAAGATGGTTTCCCTGCACAGATCCAGACGTTCTTTACCCCTGAAATGACCTCCCTGTCTGCTCAGGCAAAGAACCTGTTTACAGAACCGGTGCATTTCCATTTTATTTCCGCTATCGATGGCAAAGACCTCAAATGGCAAAGCAATGGCTGGCAGATAACAGCCAAAGATCCCGGGAAGATAAGCTGGAAAGCCACCAACACGACTACCGGTTTGCAGATGGAAGTAAACGCCTCCCTTGAATTTGATGGCTTCCTGGACTACACCGTGAAAGTAACCGCCTTGCAGGAAATAGCCCTGAAAGACATTGCCATGCACCTGCCGCTCGAGAAAGGCGCCGCAAAGTATATGATGGGGCTTCATCAGAAAGGGGGCCTGCGCCCTGAAAAAGTGGACTGGAAATGGGATGTGCAAAATAAAAACCAGGATGGCGCCTGGATCGGTGATGTGAATGCCGGCTTACAATTTACCCTCCGGGATGAACATTATGTGCGCCCGCTGAATACAAACTTCTACCTGCAAAAACCTTTACTGCTCCCTGTTTCATGGGGCAATGGCCATAAAGGGGGTATCACAATCGGAGAGAAAGGCAAGGCAATACTGGTAAACAACTACAGTGGTGAAAGAACGATGCACAAGGGAGATACGCTCTACTATAACTTCCACCTGATCATCACGCCATTCCATCCTATCAATACTGATTTTCAGTGGAGCACCCGCTTCTATCATAAATATAATAACCTGGATACCATCAAGGCTACGGGTGCTACCGTCGTGAATATCCATCACGGCAATGAAATCAATCCCTGGATAAATTACCCCTTTATTGAATGGAAGAAAATGAAGGACTATATTGACGCTGCCCACAGCAAAGGATTGAAAGTAAAGATCTACAATACAGTAAGAGAGCTTTCCAATCATGCCTGGGAAACGTTTCCATTGCGCAGCCTGGGCCATGAAGTATACAGCCCCGGTAAAGGTGGTGGCTTCTCCTGGTTGCAGGAGCATATTGCAAACGACTACATTGCCGCCTGGTTTGTACCTGAATTTAAAGATGCTGCTATCATCAACAGTGGTATGAACCGCTGGCACAATTACTATGTGGAAGGCATGAACTGGCTGGTGCAAAATGTTGGTATAGATGGTATCTACCTGGATGATGTGGCATTTGACCGCGTAACCATGAAGCGCATCAAACGGGTGCTTACACAGGATGGACATCCGGGTATCATCGACCTTCATTCAGCCAATCAGTATAATAAAACGGATGGATTTATAAACAGCGCCATGTTATACATGGAGCATTTTCCATACCTGAACCGCCTTTGGTTCGGTGAGTATTTCGATTACGAAAACAATACACCTGATTTCTTTCTCACCGAAGTGAGTGGTATTCCGTTTGGTCTGATGGGCGAAATGTTGCAGGATGGTGGTAATCAGTGGCGCGGGATGGTGTACGGTATGACCAACCGTATGCCCTGGACAGAGAACGCAGATCCACGTCCTATCTGGAAAGTATGGGATGATTTTGGCATGCAGGGCACTGAAATGATCGGCTATTGGGTGGATAACAATCCTGTTAAAACCGGCAACCCACTCGTTCCCGCTACCATCTATAAAAAAGAAGGCGCGGTACTCATATCCCTTGCCAGTTGGGCAAAAGAAGATACGACCATTAAACTGAGCATCGACTGGAAAGCGTTGGGTATTGATCCGGCTAAAGCGGTTATAACGGCGCCGGACATACGTAATTTTCAGCAAGGCCGCACATTTGATAAAGATGCAGCTATACCTGTAGCAAAGAATAAAGGATGGCTACTTGTCATAGACCAAGACCAGGATTAG
- a CDS encoding RagB/SusD family nutrient uptake outer membrane protein, protein MKHISKYFAGLSLVLLATSCSLKKEPYSAIPDDGILKDETKWPAATTGNYALLKEENFTRNYFQMGEFPSDDIALSGATTDPLFYSYTYGHLTNQANTGQLWRMGYKAINGCNRLLEVMPEGTSPAVNEMIGENLFIRAFVHFSLVRTFGRPYAQNPETNLGVPLVTKFDVTAMPKRNTVKEVYAQVVADLSRAKDLMDNTNTNSYATKNAAMALLARTYLYMGRNDSARIYADSVINSGNYSLVSTSDLPGYFLKSNEGNKETIFAIHHTLQDDRTWSSIGSMYYMSPGGMGYGEIYASGSYRALLDKYPQDARHGFIQAVYVKDQNGKDSLDAGGKKIVDNRNDVPKWYILKYSNQDNVPTLSSPVVLRLAEMYLIRAEANAKLGNNPAAIDDVNIIRKRAGLSGTALFTTGDLKGYASVLDVVLDEARLELAFETHRVFDIFRNNRNLVRDYEGVQTDHPQTVKYTDPRVVHFIPESEILLDPNLEQNPI, encoded by the coding sequence ATGAAGCATATTTCAAAATATTTTGCGGGGCTTTCGCTGGTATTACTGGCAACGTCCTGTTCACTGAAGAAAGAACCGTACAGTGCAATTCCCGATGACGGCATCCTGAAAGATGAAACAAAGTGGCCTGCTGCCACTACCGGTAACTATGCATTGCTGAAAGAAGAAAATTTTACCCGCAACTATTTCCAGATGGGGGAGTTCCCCAGTGATGATATTGCGTTGAGCGGGGCTACCACAGATCCGTTGTTCTACTCTTATACTTACGGTCATCTGACCAACCAGGCTAATACCGGCCAGTTATGGCGGATGGGTTACAAAGCCATTAATGGCTGCAACAGGTTGCTGGAAGTGATGCCGGAAGGTACTTCTCCCGCTGTCAATGAAATGATAGGAGAGAACCTCTTTATCCGTGCTTTCGTTCACTTCAGTTTAGTACGCACATTTGGCCGGCCGTATGCGCAGAATCCTGAAACCAACCTGGGCGTTCCGCTTGTTACAAAATTCGATGTAACGGCCATGCCTAAACGCAATACGGTAAAAGAAGTATATGCACAGGTTGTAGCTGACCTGAGCCGTGCAAAAGACCTGATGGATAATACCAATACAAACAGTTATGCCACTAAGAATGCGGCCATGGCGTTGCTGGCAAGAACTTACCTCTACATGGGCAGAAACGACTCCGCCCGGATCTATGCAGACTCCGTGATCAACTCCGGTAACTACAGCCTTGTAAGCACTTCCGACCTGCCGGGCTACTTCCTTAAAAGCAATGAAGGCAATAAGGAAACAATATTTGCGATTCACCACACGCTGCAGGATGACAGAACCTGGAGCTCCATTGGGTCTATGTATTATATGTCTCCCGGCGGTATGGGCTATGGCGAAATATATGCTTCCGGTTCTTACCGTGCACTGTTGGACAAATACCCGCAGGATGCCAGGCATGGCTTTATCCAGGCAGTGTATGTGAAAGATCAGAATGGTAAAGATTCACTGGATGCAGGCGGTAAAAAGATAGTGGATAACCGTAATGATGTGCCTAAATGGTACATCCTGAAATACTCCAACCAGGATAACGTGCCCACCCTCAGCTCCCCGGTAGTACTGCGTTTGGCGGAAATGTACCTGATCAGGGCAGAAGCCAATGCAAAGCTGGGAAACAACCCGGCAGCGATTGATGATGTGAATATTATCCGGAAAAGAGCGGGGTTAAGCGGAACAGCACTGTTTACAACCGGCGACCTGAAAGGCTATGCCTCCGTACTGGATGTAGTACTGGATGAAGCCCGCCTGGAACTGGCATTTGAAACACACCGCGTATTCGACATTTTCCGTAACAACAGGAACCTGGTAAGAGATTATGAAGGCGTACAAACAGACCATCCGCAAACGGTTAAATATACAGACCCAAGGGTCGTACACTTTATTCCTGAGTCGGAAATACTCCTTGATCCAAATCTTGAACAAAACCCGATCTGA